In Piliocolobus tephrosceles isolate RC106 chromosome 4, ASM277652v3, whole genome shotgun sequence, the following are encoded in one genomic region:
- the WNT8A gene encoding protein Wnt-8a isoform X2, which translates to MGNPSTVWAAVGICCAALSASAWSVNNFLITGPKAYLTYTTSVALGAQSGIEECKFQFAWERWNCPENALQLSTHNRLRSATRETSFIHAISSAGVMYTITKNCSMGDFENCGCDGSKNGKTGGHGWIWGGCSDNVEFGERISKLFVDSLEKGKDARALMNLHNNRAGRLAVRATMKRTCKCHGISGSCSIQTCWLQLADFREMGDYLKAKYDQALKIEMDKRQLRAGNSAEGHWAPAEAFLPSAEAELIFLEESPDYCTCNSSLGIYGTEGRECLQNSHNTSRWERRSCGRLCTECGLQVEERKTEVISSCNCKFQWCCKVKCDQCRHVVSKYYCTRSSGSAQSLSEGSA; encoded by the exons aTGGGGAACCCATCTACGGTCTGGGCAGCTGTGGGCATATGCTGTGCTGCACTCAGCGCCTCTGCCTG GTCAGTGAACAATTTCCTGATAACAGGTCCCAAG GCCTACCTGACCTACACGACTAGCGTGGCCTTGGGTGCCCAGAGTGGCATCGAGGAATGCAAGTTCCAGTTTGCTTGGGAACGCTGGAACTGCCCTGAAAATGCTCTTCAGCTCTCTACCCACAATAGGCTGAGAAGTG cCACCAGAGAGACTTCCTTCATACATGCTATCAGCTCTGCTGGAGTCATGTACACCATCACCAAGAACTGCAGCATGGGTGACTTCGAAAACTGTGGCTGTGATGggtcaaaaaatggaaaaacag GAGGCCATGGCTGGatctggggaggctgcagtgacaaTGTGGAATTTGGGGAAAGGATCTCCAAACTCTTTGTGGACAGTTTGGAGAAGGGGAAGGATGCCAGAGCCCTGATGAATCTTCACAACAACAGAGCCGGCAGACTG GCAGTGAGAGCCACCATGAAAAGGACCTGCAAATGTCATGGCATCTCTGGGAGCTGCAGCATACAGACGTGCTGGCTGCAGCTGGCTGACTTCCGGGAGATGGGAGACTATCTAAAGGCCAAGTATGACCAGGCGCTGAAAATTGAAATGGATAAGCGGCAGCTGAGAGCTGGGAACAGCGCCGAGGGCCACTGGGCGCCCGCTGAGGCCTTCCTTCCTAGTGCAGAGGCGGAACTGATCTTTTTAGAGGAATCACCAGATTACTGTACCTgcaattccagcctgggcatctaTGGCACAGAGGGTCGTGAGTGCCTACAGAACAGCCACAACACATCCAGGTGGGAGCGACGTAGCTGTGGGCGCCTATGCACTGAATGTGGGCTGCAGGTGGAAGAGAGGAAAACTGAGGTCATAAGCAGCTGTAACTGCAAATTCCAGTGGTGCTGTAAGGTCAAGTGTGACCAGTGTAGACATGTGGTGAGCAAGTATTACTGCACACGCTCCTCAGGCAGTGCTCAGTCCCTGAGTGAGGGCAGTGCCTGA
- the WNT8A gene encoding protein Wnt-8a isoform X1 — MGNPSTVWAAVGICCAALSASAWSVNNFLITGPKAYLTYTTSVALGAQSGIEECKFQFAWERWNCPENALQLSTHNRLRSATRETSFIHAISSAGVMYTITKNCSMGDFENCGCDGSKNGKTGGHGWIWGGCSDNVEFGERISKLFVDSLEKGKDARALMNLHNNRAGRLAVRATMKRTCKCHGISGSCSIQTCWLQLADFREMGDYLKAKYDQALKIEMDKRQLRAGNSAEGHWAPAEAFLPSAEAELIFLEESPDYCTCNSSLGIYGTEGRECLQNSHNTSRWERRSCGRLCTECGLQVEERKTEVISSCNCKFQWCCKVKCDQCRHVVSKYYCTRSSGSAQSLRRVWFGVHI, encoded by the exons aTGGGGAACCCATCTACGGTCTGGGCAGCTGTGGGCATATGCTGTGCTGCACTCAGCGCCTCTGCCTG GTCAGTGAACAATTTCCTGATAACAGGTCCCAAG GCCTACCTGACCTACACGACTAGCGTGGCCTTGGGTGCCCAGAGTGGCATCGAGGAATGCAAGTTCCAGTTTGCTTGGGAACGCTGGAACTGCCCTGAAAATGCTCTTCAGCTCTCTACCCACAATAGGCTGAGAAGTG cCACCAGAGAGACTTCCTTCATACATGCTATCAGCTCTGCTGGAGTCATGTACACCATCACCAAGAACTGCAGCATGGGTGACTTCGAAAACTGTGGCTGTGATGggtcaaaaaatggaaaaacag GAGGCCATGGCTGGatctggggaggctgcagtgacaaTGTGGAATTTGGGGAAAGGATCTCCAAACTCTTTGTGGACAGTTTGGAGAAGGGGAAGGATGCCAGAGCCCTGATGAATCTTCACAACAACAGAGCCGGCAGACTG GCAGTGAGAGCCACCATGAAAAGGACCTGCAAATGTCATGGCATCTCTGGGAGCTGCAGCATACAGACGTGCTGGCTGCAGCTGGCTGACTTCCGGGAGATGGGAGACTATCTAAAGGCCAAGTATGACCAGGCGCTGAAAATTGAAATGGATAAGCGGCAGCTGAGAGCTGGGAACAGCGCCGAGGGCCACTGGGCGCCCGCTGAGGCCTTCCTTCCTAGTGCAGAGGCGGAACTGATCTTTTTAGAGGAATCACCAGATTACTGTACCTgcaattccagcctgggcatctaTGGCACAGAGGGTCGTGAGTGCCTACAGAACAGCCACAACACATCCAGGTGGGAGCGACGTAGCTGTGGGCGCCTATGCACTGAATGTGGGCTGCAGGTGGAAGAGAGGAAAACTGAGGTCATAAGCAGCTGTAACTGCAAATTCCAGTGGTGCTGTAAGGTCAAGTGTGACCAGTGTAGACATGTGGTGAGCAAGTATTACTGCACACGCTCCTCAGGCAGTGCTCAGTCCCTGA GGAGAGTTTGGTTTGGGGTCCATATCTAG